The Bdellovibrio sp. ArHS genome has a window encoding:
- a CDS encoding sensor histidine kinase, whose amino-acid sequence MIKFKMPTLTIGMILSIVVALVFSLLTGIIISRLLNHLRERTYLAVAKVMTESPDFEHNLQKVTQYIVPSSRSEYPIWVFDPHGNIRFTNRTEPPSEILMAHFHEMSDAPKNTYNEIILSLNPFTTRYVLVNPADSDLIVGFRDDRKGPIVRLSVIVVTAVFISCFFVYLASIAAMIFYLKRKSLMIDKTLMEIEKGNLSARVPLSKFDRSSGLIPIFNQMADKLQVVGEKLRTYEQERLLVLQEIAHDLRTPLTSLTGASETLMYSQNLPPVSQRNLLNVISGESLYLSKLIEDLFFLAEIQARRGPTTETINLADLVNIEIQKLQATSSHLPTIHVQTKNYAGALLKIDSVLAKRLISNLLENALNAKARTINIEVAEKKRLLLLKVWNDGQLPSEEQIRQYGQKKKSRTFTADGFKGSLGLGSVIVRSIVESHQGHLRLRTTTSPEGFEVSVAFRLS is encoded by the coding sequence ATGATTAAGTTTAAAATGCCGACGCTCACCATCGGCATGATTTTATCTATTGTCGTAGCTTTGGTTTTTTCTCTGCTGACCGGGATTATTATCAGTCGTCTTCTCAACCACTTGCGCGAAAGAACCTACTTGGCTGTTGCCAAAGTCATGACGGAAAGCCCGGACTTCGAACACAATCTGCAAAAAGTCACTCAATACATCGTTCCCTCTTCTCGTTCTGAATACCCCATATGGGTTTTTGATCCACATGGAAACATCAGATTTACCAATAGAACAGAGCCTCCCTCCGAAATTCTCATGGCGCATTTTCACGAGATGTCCGACGCGCCGAAAAATACTTACAATGAAATCATTTTGAGCTTAAATCCGTTCACAACGAGATATGTCTTGGTCAATCCCGCAGACTCAGACCTGATTGTCGGCTTTCGCGACGATCGAAAAGGCCCGATCGTTCGTTTGAGTGTTATTGTGGTCACTGCGGTTTTCATTTCTTGCTTCTTTGTGTATCTGGCCTCGATCGCTGCGATGATTTTCTATTTAAAGCGAAAGTCTTTGATGATCGACAAAACCCTTATGGAGATCGAAAAAGGAAATCTTTCTGCACGAGTTCCCCTTTCCAAATTCGACCGTTCTTCAGGGCTGATTCCGATCTTCAATCAAATGGCAGATAAGCTGCAAGTTGTCGGCGAAAAACTTCGGACTTATGAGCAAGAAAGACTGCTCGTTTTACAAGAAATAGCCCATGATCTGCGAACGCCTCTGACAAGTCTGACCGGTGCGTCTGAAACCTTGATGTACTCGCAGAACTTGCCGCCAGTTTCTCAGAGGAATCTTCTGAACGTCATCTCCGGAGAGTCTCTTTACCTGAGCAAACTGATTGAAGATTTGTTTTTTCTGGCAGAGATTCAAGCACGTCGAGGACCCACGACGGAAACGATCAATCTGGCCGATCTCGTCAATATCGAGATTCAAAAGCTGCAGGCGACCTCGTCCCATCTGCCGACGATTCATGTTCAAACCAAAAACTATGCCGGCGCTTTGTTAAAAATAGATTCTGTTCTGGCAAAGCGACTTATTTCCAATCTTCTTGAAAACGCCCTCAATGCCAAAGCACGAACTATAAATATTGAAGTCGCGGAAAAAAAGAGACTTCTTCTTCTTAAAGTTTGGAACGATGGTCAGTTACCCAGCGAGGAGCAGATTCGGCAATACGGACAAAAAAAGAAAAGCCGTACTTTTACGGCCGACGGTTTCAAAGGTTCCTTGGGGCTGGGTAGTGTGATTGTTCGTTCCATCGTAGAATCCCATCAGGGACATCTCAGGTTGCGGACGACGACTTCCCCGGAAGGCTTTGAGGTGTCTGTGGCCTTTCGCTTGTCTTAA
- a CDS encoding energy transducer TonB, with protein sequence MPNKSFSFSLNINKSLALSVLLHACFFILGLAMAAPQLAPLPLGVELMYGQGGTAPSVASTKSLKIPKMKAAVVAEDSAAPALKNDKVDEVASSLPATEKTAGSLAGTSDRGALQGREGVAHGQEVSPEERYLYEIKKLLERRKRYPAMAKKMGQTGIVTMRFTLAADGSLLASEVIEKSPYESLNQAAHELVRSINGVKPFPQEIQKTSWSFTVPIEYVLN encoded by the coding sequence ATGCCGAATAAGTCATTTTCTTTTTCTTTAAATATAAACAAGTCCTTGGCACTTTCTGTGCTTTTGCACGCCTGTTTTTTTATCCTGGGTTTGGCGATGGCGGCTCCACAGCTCGCACCTTTGCCTTTAGGTGTTGAGTTGATGTACGGGCAAGGTGGGACGGCACCTTCCGTAGCCTCGACAAAGTCTTTGAAAATTCCCAAAATGAAGGCGGCAGTAGTCGCAGAGGATTCCGCGGCACCTGCACTTAAAAATGACAAAGTGGACGAGGTCGCTTCATCTCTTCCCGCTACGGAAAAAACCGCAGGTTCGCTGGCGGGGACCTCTGACCGGGGAGCTTTGCAAGGTCGGGAAGGCGTGGCTCATGGCCAAGAGGTTTCTCCGGAAGAGCGGTATCTTTACGAAATTAAAAAACTGCTAGAGCGCCGTAAACGTTATCCCGCGATGGCCAAAAAGATGGGGCAGACGGGAATTGTGACGATGCGCTTTACCTTGGCTGCGGATGGTTCTTTGCTGGCCAGTGAAGTGATCGAAAAAAGCCCCTACGAATCCTTGAATCAAGCGGCACATGAATTGGTCAGAAGCATCAATGGGGTGAAACCGTTTCCTCAGGAAATTCAAAAAACATCCTGGAGCTTCACAGTTCCTATCGAGTACGTTCTTAATTAA
- a CDS encoding heparinase II/III family protein, which yields MSPVNLFHLRTIILVSTAFLTASCEFGSGGKEIQASKKAPEVSPAPPPSSSAPPPSTVGTPPGSVQPAPPASEPPPEENETPPTPTESPPVEEPPPVQEPEPTPTPTPAPVPETPPSPEPPAEPEVPPTTENPPPESEPAPVVVCTPNTVQDWMASGNALAQVVRPTDCNTVEQTPPDFRWPDVATSGGYQVTLTYPNGSTKTLNASQNWLNWDEVLPVGTYSWVVKNPAGVTSAPRKFIVDANSKPFVVPNISTLLSTVSAKTHPRSLPEALTLELMKTQRQSAINSLLSQVNSRLSQTLPNPGTTATDCFNYSKYALASLQACVFSGQTSYCNDAINRVMNLASWDPNGPTKYSLPAGTDMAARYLTWTVAVGYDWLYSRLTSAQRSQILAMLIARNGLMYNDIIGTRSRISVNPRDSHGNQTLTIVAVIASLVVGDLPEANTWFTNALPQAVNAINPWADEDGGFANAATQGNWDVGEMLPSLYQLRYGTGIDVAQKPWIRNWGRYFAYFTPPGMSEFTTVFGDGFERNQGEQQARYGKGYTFFSPSPLGRWHMSKISGEDRTRIEYLLAPPADFTGTQPFPEGTPHALWLKSIGQVAMHSDLSNLARTSVYFKSSPKPYGAFNHSHADQNSFVINSGGKRLAIESGYYDDYKTPHWLKWYHTTKAKNAVTYDDGKGQVFYEVNNKMGSGDVTLFKHTPTYDIVSGDATSAYDGALSKAKRTLVYLRPNLVVVYDDLASTTARQWEWNIHALNQMTSSNNTQAKITNGSETLCIDVLAGPGVQFSQHNIFTENPSNGGAAQWHGKFYNATRTTNAEFVVLLNIGCSTLTASATKTSGKWNIQVGNRSVSIEAGAVTVQDP from the coding sequence ATGAGTCCGGTTAATTTATTCCATCTGCGTACGATAATCTTGGTGTCGACCGCCTTCTTAACGGCTTCTTGCGAATTCGGTTCCGGCGGCAAAGAAATTCAGGCATCAAAAAAGGCTCCCGAGGTTTCTCCGGCGCCGCCTCCTTCATCAAGTGCGCCTCCGCCTTCCACGGTGGGCACACCTCCAGGATCAGTTCAGCCAGCGCCCCCCGCGAGCGAGCCACCGCCCGAGGAAAATGAAACACCTCCGACGCCGACAGAGTCTCCTCCTGTGGAGGAGCCACCGCCTGTGCAAGAGCCGGAGCCAACTCCAACGCCAACTCCTGCGCCGGTACCGGAAACGCCGCCGTCGCCAGAACCGCCCGCGGAACCGGAAGTGCCGCCAACAACGGAAAATCCTCCTCCCGAGAGTGAGCCTGCTCCCGTTGTAGTTTGTACGCCGAACACAGTTCAGGACTGGATGGCTAGTGGCAATGCTTTGGCGCAAGTCGTGCGGCCTACAGATTGTAACACCGTCGAGCAAACGCCGCCGGATTTCCGTTGGCCTGACGTCGCGACATCCGGGGGCTATCAAGTGACCCTGACTTATCCCAATGGTTCAACGAAGACTTTGAATGCGTCTCAGAACTGGTTGAATTGGGATGAAGTGTTGCCAGTGGGAACTTATTCATGGGTGGTTAAAAATCCAGCCGGCGTGACCAGCGCGCCCCGAAAATTTATCGTCGATGCGAATTCGAAACCGTTTGTAGTTCCGAATATCTCGACGTTATTAAGTACAGTATCCGCGAAAACGCATCCACGTTCGTTGCCTGAGGCATTGACTTTAGAGTTAATGAAGACGCAGCGACAGTCCGCGATCAATTCACTGTTAAGTCAGGTCAACAGCCGTCTTTCGCAAACTCTTCCCAATCCAGGAACGACGGCGACGGATTGTTTTAACTACAGTAAATATGCCCTGGCGTCTTTGCAGGCCTGTGTTTTCAGCGGGCAGACCAGTTATTGTAACGATGCGATTAATAGAGTCATGAATTTGGCGTCGTGGGATCCGAATGGCCCGACGAAATATTCTCTTCCGGCCGGGACAGATATGGCGGCTCGATACCTGACTTGGACTGTGGCGGTGGGATACGATTGGCTGTATTCGCGCCTGACTTCCGCACAACGGTCGCAGATTTTGGCGATGCTGATCGCGCGCAATGGGTTGATGTATAACGATATTATCGGGACACGCTCGCGAATCTCAGTCAATCCCCGCGACTCTCACGGCAATCAGACTTTAACTATCGTCGCTGTTATTGCGTCGCTGGTGGTCGGCGATCTTCCCGAGGCGAATACCTGGTTTACGAATGCGCTTCCTCAGGCGGTGAACGCGATCAACCCTTGGGCGGACGAAGACGGTGGTTTTGCCAACGCGGCGACTCAGGGAAATTGGGATGTCGGTGAAATGTTGCCATCGCTTTACCAACTTCGTTACGGAACAGGAATCGATGTGGCGCAAAAACCGTGGATTCGAAACTGGGGTCGTTATTTCGCTTACTTCACGCCGCCAGGAATGTCAGAGTTCACGACAGTTTTCGGTGACGGGTTTGAACGGAATCAAGGCGAGCAGCAGGCGCGATACGGAAAAGGTTACACGTTTTTTTCGCCATCACCCTTGGGCCGCTGGCACATGTCTAAAATCAGTGGAGAGGATCGGACTCGTATCGAATACCTCTTGGCGCCTCCTGCCGATTTTACCGGAACTCAGCCTTTCCCTGAAGGAACACCCCACGCGCTTTGGTTGAAGTCCATCGGGCAGGTGGCAATGCATAGTGATCTGTCTAATCTTGCCAGAACCTCGGTGTACTTTAAATCCAGTCCAAAGCCTTATGGCGCTTTTAATCACAGCCACGCGGATCAAAATAGTTTTGTCATCAACTCGGGAGGCAAAAGACTGGCCATCGAGTCAGGTTACTATGACGACTATAAAACGCCGCATTGGCTGAAGTGGTATCATACGACGAAGGCGAAAAATGCCGTGACCTATGACGACGGCAAGGGACAGGTCTTCTATGAAGTGAATAATAAAATGGGATCAGGGGACGTCACTTTATTCAAGCACACCCCAACCTATGACATTGTCAGCGGTGATGCGACATCTGCCTATGATGGAGCTTTATCGAAAGCCAAGCGAACTCTGGTCTATTTACGTCCGAATTTGGTGGTGGTGTATGACGACCTGGCATCGACAACGGCCCGTCAGTGGGAGTGGAATATTCATGCGCTCAATCAGATGACCTCTTCGAACAATACTCAGGCTAAGATCACCAATGGCAGTGAAACTCTTTGTATCGATGTGCTTGCTGGACCTGGCGTGCAGTTTTCTCAGCATAATATCTTTACCGAAAACCCGTCCAATGGAGGGGCCGCTCAGTGGCATGGAAAGTTTTATAATGCGACAAGAACAACCAATGCCGAGTTTGTCGTTCTGCTGAATATCGGCTGTTCAACGTTAACAGCGTCAGCAACAAAGACTTCGGGAAAGTGGAATATTCAGGTGGGAAATCGAAGTGTGAGCATTGAAGCGGGAGCTGTGACGGTTCAAGATCCCTAA
- a CDS encoding DNA topoisomerase VI subunit A, whose amino-acid sequence MGKLLSIRELKIDIPKEARILADKMLRDLESSKRPVLEAVKTSLDNSLYNSKVGYLTPGDKVVRTELNVSSVQKLARVVFVLEILLNNLDKGAVNTKRELYYMCKGLIKGNPRLKPLDFDDQPESDAIIDFIGDMLEVYREELNCFANDRGGQTYSQQLVVTETLPDGDKAVVDLSTLGTSPFQPKNKPQSLKLKAKKKIDFCLIVESEGTANTLVTMGFTRRNNCIVMGAQGVPSNGVRGWSKLIQEELDVPMYFFGDLDAYTLQNIFRTLKAGSAASLIRNADFSAPNVKFLGVLPEDVKKYDLPHYKVKESDPAEARALKKAKDALENDPFFLDKKNKNLADILRWLIKEKIRCEQQSFFSVDPNDPIKTEKLILEKIKRGSYV is encoded by the coding sequence ATGGGAAAACTACTCAGCATTCGTGAATTAAAAATTGATATTCCCAAAGAAGCCCGCATTTTGGCCGACAAGATGCTTAGGGATCTTGAGTCTTCAAAGCGTCCGGTTTTAGAGGCGGTAAAAACATCTCTGGATAATTCTTTGTACAACTCTAAAGTGGGTTACCTCACGCCGGGGGACAAAGTTGTCCGTACTGAACTGAACGTTTCTTCTGTTCAGAAGCTAGCGCGTGTGGTTTTCGTTTTGGAAATCCTTTTGAACAACCTGGACAAAGGCGCGGTAAATACAAAGCGTGAGCTTTATTACATGTGTAAAGGTCTGATTAAAGGGAATCCTCGTTTGAAGCCGTTGGATTTCGACGACCAACCGGAATCAGACGCGATCATCGATTTCATCGGTGATATGCTTGAAGTGTACCGTGAAGAATTGAACTGTTTCGCCAATGACCGTGGGGGTCAGACGTACTCTCAACAACTGGTTGTGACCGAAACCTTGCCGGATGGCGATAAGGCCGTTGTCGATCTTTCGACTTTGGGTACTTCCCCATTCCAACCGAAGAACAAACCTCAGTCTTTGAAGTTGAAAGCGAAAAAGAAAATCGATTTCTGCTTGATCGTTGAGTCTGAAGGTACGGCGAATACTTTGGTCACGATGGGTTTCACTCGTCGTAACAACTGTATCGTGATGGGTGCGCAAGGGGTTCCATCGAACGGCGTGCGTGGTTGGTCGAAATTGATCCAGGAAGAGTTGGACGTGCCAATGTACTTCTTCGGGGATCTCGATGCGTACACATTGCAAAACATCTTCCGTACTTTGAAAGCGGGATCGGCGGCATCTTTGATTCGTAATGCTGACTTCTCGGCTCCGAACGTCAAATTCTTGGGCGTTTTGCCTGAAGACGTGAAGAAATACGATCTTCCTCACTACAAAGTGAAAGAATCCGATCCAGCTGAAGCGCGCGCTCTGAAAAAAGCCAAAGACGCTTTGGAAAACGATCCGTTCTTCTTGGACAAAAAGAACAAAAACTTGGCGGACATCCTACGCTGGTTGATCAAAGAAAAGATTCGTTGTGAGCAACAGTCTTTCTTCTCTGTCGACCCGAACGATCCGATCAAGACCGAAAAATTGATCTTGGAAAAGATCAAAAGAGGTTCTTACGTATAG
- a CDS encoding penicillin-binding transpeptidase domain-containing protein codes for MKTLSVLFAIFLLTACSTAPKKSATEKMSSENFFAGKKGCFLLFNMKTGSYDKVIGDEVCKERYPACSTFKVPLAVMSFDAKVLKDENEVLQWDGHKDIRPEVNQDHDAKTWMRDSVVWFSQRLTPKMGKKKFQKYLRDFNYGNQDISAGIKTAWLKPPQQNGLQITAYEQVEFMKKLWTEQLPVSQRSMQRAREITYLETSPQGFKLHGKTGSNFYDQQRKINFGWFIAHLQKDGQEYIAVTNLSDLAPSEEGYGGPRAKRITKQILASEGLW; via the coding sequence ATGAAAACGCTTTCTGTTCTTTTTGCAATCTTCCTGCTGACAGCCTGCTCAACGGCACCAAAAAAGTCTGCAACGGAAAAAATGTCTTCAGAAAATTTTTTCGCCGGCAAGAAGGGCTGTTTTCTTTTGTTCAATATGAAAACCGGCAGTTACGACAAAGTGATCGGGGACGAGGTTTGTAAAGAACGTTATCCGGCATGTTCAACCTTCAAAGTTCCTTTGGCGGTGATGTCGTTCGATGCGAAGGTGCTGAAAGACGAAAATGAAGTTTTGCAGTGGGATGGCCATAAAGATATTCGCCCGGAAGTAAATCAAGATCACGACGCCAAGACTTGGATGAGAGACTCTGTCGTTTGGTTTTCGCAAAGACTGACACCGAAAATGGGAAAGAAGAAGTTCCAGAAATATTTGCGCGATTTCAACTATGGCAATCAAGATATTTCCGCGGGAATTAAAACGGCTTGGTTGAAACCTCCTCAGCAAAATGGACTGCAGATCACGGCTTATGAGCAGGTGGAATTCATGAAAAAACTTTGGACCGAGCAGTTGCCTGTGTCGCAAAGGTCGATGCAACGGGCTCGGGAAATCACCTATCTTGAGACCTCGCCGCAAGGTTTTAAGTTGCATGGTAAAACCGGTTCTAATTTTTATGATCAGCAACGCAAGATCAATTTTGGCTGGTTCATCGCGCACCTTCAGAAAGATGGCCAAGAATATATTGCCGTGACCAATCTGAGCGATTTAGCGCCTTCTGAGGAAGGTTATGGTGGTCCTCGGGCTAAGCGAATCACTAAGCAGATCTTGGCATCTGAAGGTCTGTGGTAA
- a CDS encoding response regulator transcription factor, translated as MARIGIVEDDKSIAATLTINLQSFGHTVDHYDSAESYLSKGLAHNHNLLLLDFNLPQMNGLTLCEHLRSLFPDTPIIILTAKVDEMTAVSCLQAGAHDFIRKPVGFHELRVRIEKYLKPLTEMNLGTNDFALNTDELTCTYKGKSIEFTRTEFKILEILLKNPSRIISRTDLASRLDPHGQILDRSLDSHISRLRAKLKSANVDELEISAVYGIGYKAEWLHD; from the coding sequence TTGGCACGAATCGGTATTGTCGAAGATGATAAGAGTATTGCAGCTACGCTCACGATCAACCTGCAGAGCTTTGGTCACACTGTGGATCATTATGATTCAGCGGAAAGCTATCTTTCTAAAGGCCTCGCCCACAACCACAATCTCCTGTTGCTTGATTTCAATTTACCACAAATGAACGGCCTGACTTTATGCGAACATCTTAGAAGCTTGTTCCCGGATACTCCGATCATTATACTGACCGCGAAAGTCGATGAAATGACCGCGGTGAGCTGCCTACAAGCGGGCGCCCACGACTTCATTAGAAAACCTGTGGGGTTTCACGAACTCCGGGTGCGAATAGAAAAATATTTAAAACCCCTGACAGAAATGAATCTTGGAACAAATGATTTCGCTCTGAACACGGATGAACTCACCTGCACCTATAAGGGTAAAAGCATCGAGTTCACACGCACAGAATTTAAAATTCTAGAAATTCTTTTGAAAAACCCCAGTCGCATCATCAGTCGCACGGATCTCGCTTCAAGATTAGATCCTCATGGACAGATTCTGGATCGAAGTCTTGATTCGCACATTTCCCGACTAAGAGCCAAACTGAAATCAGCGAATGTGGACGAATTAGAGATCTCTGCTGTCTACGGTATCGGCTACAAAGCGGAGTGGCTTCATGATTAA
- a CDS encoding helix-turn-helix transcriptional regulator, translating into MKRQIVRELQEILDKRREANHRYSLRAFARDLKMDPSVLSKILRGDRGISRINLLKLCKALGFSEEKTKDYLKTSTPRQANEIEKRLIKQVAFGAEIREFRLPKSLLPKLFEHLEQIRSQQLIEGGGDAAQNEQCLVSLVYTEEKDI; encoded by the coding sequence ATGAAAAGGCAAATTGTCAGAGAATTACAAGAGATTCTGGATAAAAGAAGAGAAGCCAATCATCGCTATTCTTTGAGAGCTTTCGCCCGAGATCTCAAGATGGACCCTTCCGTGCTTAGTAAAATTCTGCGCGGAGACCGGGGAATCTCCCGCATCAACTTACTTAAGTTGTGTAAAGCGCTGGGATTTTCAGAGGAGAAAACAAAAGATTATTTAAAAACCTCCACCCCGCGCCAGGCCAACGAAATAGAGAAGCGACTGATTAAACAAGTCGCCTTCGGGGCGGAAATCCGGGAGTTTCGGCTGCCCAAAAGTTTGCTGCCAAAGCTTTTTGAGCATCTTGAGCAAATCCGCTCTCAGCAACTGATCGAAGGTGGCGGCGACGCTGCTCAGAACGAGCAGTGTCTGGTGAGCCTGGTTTACACGGAAGAAAAAGATATTTGA
- a CDS encoding KH domain-containing protein yields MSDTGKLNVVKVRKALFTESASARNLEATPAVPGEEDLVREEAGLLLEILLRRIVPEPNDVSVSFAKGERTTVYKVECSKNNFSYILGKQGKTIDALRKVVSVITSRHGIRSVVEIPYY; encoded by the coding sequence ATGTCAGACACCGGAAAGTTGAACGTTGTTAAAGTCAGAAAGGCACTCTTTACGGAATCCGCGAGCGCCAGAAATCTGGAAGCGACTCCTGCTGTGCCCGGAGAAGAAGACCTGGTTCGTGAAGAAGCCGGTCTGTTGCTTGAGATTTTACTGCGCCGAATAGTGCCGGAACCGAATGATGTCAGCGTTTCTTTCGCTAAGGGAGAACGCACCACCGTTTACAAAGTGGAATGTTCGAAGAACAACTTCAGCTACATACTGGGAAAACAAGGGAAGACCATTGATGCTCTTCGGAAAGTCGTGTCCGTGATCACAAGTCGTCATGGCATTCGCTCCGTGGTCGAGATTCCTTATTATTAA
- a CDS encoding glycosyltransferase family 39 protein: MIREYWKQQSTSQKVTILFILALIFRAFFSLSIGLIDDEAYHWSWAKWLQLSYFDHPGMIAWLEAITTRLFGDTYLGVRLPGFLCFIGITVLLYKLTKDLFQDEWAAIFVGFILLWSPFWGFGGYVASPEPPFMLCWVAAAYVFWQGVREDDQRWSTKKTWLWLGVLMGLGLNSKFIIALLAPGFGLYLLTTPSRRKDLLTPWPWVGFFIATALCSPIFIWNIMHDWPGFKFQFHDRHQGSSFSFNRWLVFFGAQLLFATPFLYVMIVLTFLTSLIKFKEARWRFLFCLTAPSFVVFYPQPLWAEYKPHWSGAAYTLLLMGAGFIWSQGLRWGSKRVVKARSKVYTWGILGFFIPLALISYTPFAYPWAPKVYRFFNPSGEWQTTWDFSNEFTGWEDLGRYVNRRQREIHAESGRKPFIAAHRYENTAQTTWGTKQKVYMLSSTRSHYTVMQSEEEMNNLKGQDAIFVSTEKYPADPMEWAKWDACHKETLKTFRHGEHARTFNIYYCTNFQGITQ; encoded by the coding sequence GTGATTCGTGAATATTGGAAGCAGCAAAGCACATCGCAGAAAGTCACAATTCTATTCATCCTGGCCTTAATTTTCCGAGCTTTCTTTTCGTTAAGCATTGGCTTGATTGACGATGAGGCTTATCACTGGTCGTGGGCGAAATGGCTGCAACTTTCCTACTTCGATCATCCGGGGATGATTGCGTGGCTTGAGGCGATCACAACCCGTCTTTTCGGCGACACCTACCTTGGGGTGCGGCTTCCGGGTTTCTTGTGTTTTATCGGAATCACCGTTCTGCTTTACAAACTCACCAAAGATCTTTTCCAGGACGAATGGGCCGCCATCTTCGTCGGTTTTATTTTGCTTTGGTCCCCGTTTTGGGGCTTCGGTGGTTATGTGGCGTCTCCCGAGCCGCCCTTCATGCTGTGTTGGGTTGCTGCGGCTTACGTCTTCTGGCAAGGCGTGCGCGAAGACGACCAACGTTGGAGCACGAAAAAAACCTGGCTTTGGTTAGGCGTTCTAATGGGCCTGGGACTGAATTCCAAATTCATCATTGCCCTGCTGGCACCGGGCTTTGGACTCTATCTTTTGACGACACCTTCGCGTCGTAAGGATCTTCTGACGCCTTGGCCCTGGGTGGGCTTCTTCATTGCCACCGCGCTTTGCTCTCCTATCTTTATCTGGAACATCATGCACGACTGGCCAGGATTCAAGTTCCAGTTCCACGATCGTCACCAGGGCTCCAGTTTTAGTTTTAATCGTTGGTTGGTGTTCTTCGGTGCGCAGCTTTTATTCGCAACACCCTTCTTGTATGTGATGATCGTTCTGACCTTCCTCACGTCGCTGATTAAATTCAAAGAGGCACGCTGGCGATTTTTGTTCTGCTTAACGGCCCCTTCTTTTGTCGTCTTTTATCCCCAACCTTTGTGGGCGGAATACAAACCGCACTGGAGTGGCGCCGCTTACACGTTGTTGTTGATGGGTGCAGGATTCATTTGGTCTCAAGGTCTTCGCTGGGGTTCAAAACGCGTCGTTAAGGCGCGCAGTAAAGTTTATACCTGGGGCATATTGGGTTTCTTCATTCCGCTCGCACTGATTTCTTACACACCGTTTGCCTACCCTTGGGCTCCGAAAGTGTATAGATTCTTTAATCCTTCGGGAGAATGGCAAACCACTTGGGACTTCAGCAATGAATTTACGGGTTGGGAAGATCTTGGCCGCTATGTCAACCGTCGCCAGCGCGAAATTCACGCCGAGAGCGGTCGTAAACCTTTTATCGCGGCTCATCGCTATGAAAACACGGCGCAGACCACGTGGGGCACAAAACAAAAAGTATACATGCTCAGCTCCACTCGCAGTCACTACACCGTGATGCAGTCGGAAGAAGAGATGAACAATCTTAAGGGTCAAGACGCCATCTTCGTCAGCACAGAAAAATATCCTGCGGACCCTATGGAGTGGGCAAAGTGGGACGCCTGCCATAAGGAAACTTTAAAGACCTTCCGCCACGGCGAACACGCCCGCACGTTTAATATTTATTACTGCACCAACTTCCAAGGAATTACGCAGTAA
- a CDS encoding MBL fold metallo-hydrolase yields MKWSIIALAGILVFSGCQSFKYYDPNKPHRGRTQFYNNYDNSPKASFWKWQWERLTSKAPTEPPFQPEVLKTDTAYLRRNRTDSTLTWIGHATALLQMEGLNILIDPVFSDRVSPLSFLGPKRQVALPFPIAELPPLDVVVISHGHYDHLDLATVKTLAKQNDKALLFLVPLGLEALLRSEGIANVKELDWWQNVKIKNVTVTFTPAQHWSQRSLWDGNKTLWGGWYLQGPSLKVLYSGDTGYSKDFLDIYNRFGAMDISLIPVGAYEPKWFMGKQHVDPEGAAQIHLDLRSKLSIGVHWGTFRLSDEAMAAPPEELKKALQKMNIEPEAFRVLKHGEVLHIKK; encoded by the coding sequence ATGAAATGGTCAATAATCGCACTGGCGGGGATTCTTGTGTTTTCGGGATGTCAAAGTTTCAAATACTATGATCCGAACAAGCCCCATCGTGGACGAACACAGTTTTATAATAACTATGATAATTCACCTAAAGCCAGCTTCTGGAAGTGGCAGTGGGAACGTTTGACCAGCAAGGCGCCGACCGAGCCTCCTTTTCAACCGGAAGTGCTTAAAACGGACACGGCCTATTTGCGACGAAATCGCACAGATTCGACGTTGACGTGGATTGGTCACGCAACAGCTCTTTTGCAGATGGAGGGGCTGAATATTCTTATCGACCCGGTTTTTTCAGACCGGGTCTCCCCCTTGAGTTTCTTAGGCCCGAAACGGCAAGTGGCCTTACCCTTTCCCATCGCAGAACTGCCGCCCCTGGATGTGGTGGTGATTTCACATGGCCACTATGACCATTTGGATTTAGCGACGGTGAAAACTTTGGCAAAGCAGAATGACAAGGCCTTGTTGTTCTTGGTCCCTTTGGGGTTGGAGGCGTTGCTAAGATCTGAGGGCATTGCCAACGTCAAAGAGTTGGATTGGTGGCAAAATGTGAAAATCAAAAACGTCACGGTCACTTTCACGCCCGCACAACATTGGAGTCAAAGAAGTCTTTGGGATGGGAATAAAACTTTATGGGGCGGCTGGTATTTGCAGGGGCCCTCCCTGAAGGTTCTTTATTCCGGCGACACCGGTTATTCAAAAGACTTTTTAGATATCTACAACCGCTTCGGGGCCATGGATATCTCTTTGATTCCTGTCGGCGCCTACGAACCGAAATGGTTTATGGGAAAGCAGCATGTGGACCCCGAAGGGGCCGCGCAAATACACTTGGACCTTCGTTCTAAATTGTCCATCGGGGTGCATTGGGGGACGTTTCGTTTAAGTGATGAAGCGATGGCCGCGCCTCCTGAAGAGTTAAAAAAAGCTCTTCAGAAAATGAATATCGAACCCGAAGCTTTCCGTGTGCTGAAGCACGGCGAAGTCTTGCACATCAAAAAGTAG